In one window of Cupriavidus necator N-1 DNA:
- the mnmH gene encoding tRNA 2-selenouridine(34) synthase MnmH, with amino-acid sequence MRPDTADFRTLFLSGVAMLDVRAPLEFARGAFPGAVNLPLMDDAERHEVGLCYAQKGQQAAIELGHQLVSGLRKAARIAAWAEFARAHPDGYLYCFRGGLRSQLVQQWLHAAGVDYPRVTGGYKAMRGFLIETTDAAAAEQQWFVLGGLTGSGKTDVLADVPAAIDLEGHARHRGSAFGRRALAQPPQIDFENALAIDVLRHIDAGWRALVVEDEGRYIGSRDVPQALTQRMQASPLVWLDASFDERVERVLRDYVQGLSAEFIAEKGSTEGFEAYATRLREAMAGISPRLGGARYGKLSALLDQALAQQAERGEVDLHRDWIAVLLREYYDPMYAFQREQREARIVFRGDRAAVTDWLRAHTAQRD; translated from the coding sequence ATGCGCCCTGACACCGCGGACTTCCGCACCCTGTTCCTCAGCGGCGTGGCCATGCTTGACGTGCGCGCGCCGCTGGAATTCGCGCGCGGGGCCTTCCCCGGCGCGGTCAACCTGCCGCTGATGGACGATGCCGAGCGCCATGAGGTGGGTCTGTGCTATGCGCAGAAGGGCCAGCAGGCGGCAATCGAACTTGGCCACCAGCTGGTGTCGGGCCTGCGCAAGGCGGCGCGGATCGCAGCCTGGGCGGAGTTTGCGCGCGCGCATCCGGACGGCTACCTGTATTGCTTCCGCGGCGGGCTGCGCTCGCAGCTGGTGCAGCAATGGCTGCACGCGGCCGGTGTCGATTACCCCCGCGTGACTGGCGGCTACAAGGCGATGCGCGGCTTTCTGATCGAGACCACCGATGCTGCGGCGGCGGAGCAGCAGTGGTTCGTGCTGGGCGGCCTGACCGGCAGCGGCAAGACCGATGTGCTGGCCGACGTGCCCGCCGCGATCGACCTCGAAGGCCATGCGCGGCACCGCGGCTCGGCCTTCGGGCGGCGCGCGCTGGCGCAGCCGCCGCAGATCGATTTCGAGAACGCACTGGCCATCGACGTACTGCGGCATATTGACGCAGGCTGGCGCGCGCTGGTGGTGGAGGACGAGGGCCGCTATATCGGCAGCCGCGACGTGCCGCAGGCGCTGACACAGCGCATGCAGGCCAGCCCGCTGGTGTGGCTGGACGCGTCGTTCGATGAACGCGTGGAGCGCGTGCTGCGCGACTATGTGCAAGGGCTGTCGGCGGAGTTCATCGCCGAGAAGGGCAGCACGGAAGGCTTCGAAGCCTACGCCACGCGCCTGCGCGAGGCCATGGCCGGGATCTCGCCGCGGCTGGGCGGCGCCCGCTACGGCAAGCTGTCAGCGTTGCTGGACCAGGCGCTGGCGCAGCAGGCGGAGCGGGGCGAGGTGGATTTGCACCGCGACTGGATTGCCGTGCTGCTGCGCGAGTACTACGATCCGATGTACGCCTTCCAGCGCGAACAGCGCGAGGCGCGCATCGTCTTTCGCGGCGACCGCGCCGCCGTCACCGACTGGCTGCGGGCGCACACGGCGCAGCGGGACTAG
- a CDS encoding HesA/MoeB/ThiF family protein — protein sequence MNDDQNDGLNDEQLLRYSRHILLDELGIEGQRRLLAGHALVIGAGGLGAAALPFLASAGVGRITVVDNDQVDLTNLQRQIIHTTANVGRPKVDSAREGMLRINPGLEIVTVPARVGDAELDQLVATADVVLDCCDNFATRQAVNRACVGHKVPLVSGAALRFDGQISVFDRRQPDAPCYACLFPPAEPAPEVACATMGVFAPLVGMVGTVQAAEALKLLAGVGESLAGRLLMVNALSMEWTTMRLARTPDCPVCAGH from the coding sequence ATGAACGACGACCAGAACGACGGCCTCAACGACGAACAACTGCTGCGCTACTCGCGCCACATCCTGCTGGACGAGCTCGGCATCGAGGGCCAGCGGCGCCTGCTTGCCGGCCATGCGCTGGTGATCGGCGCCGGCGGCCTGGGCGCGGCCGCGCTGCCGTTCCTGGCCTCGGCCGGGGTGGGCCGCATCACGGTGGTCGACAACGACCAAGTCGACCTGACCAACCTGCAGCGCCAGATCATCCACACCACCGCCAACGTGGGCCGTCCCAAGGTGGATTCGGCGCGCGAAGGCATGCTGCGCATCAACCCCGGGCTGGAGATCGTGACGGTGCCCGCGCGCGTGGGCGATGCAGAGCTTGACCAGCTCGTCGCCACGGCCGACGTGGTGCTCGACTGCTGCGACAACTTCGCTACGCGCCAGGCGGTCAACCGCGCCTGCGTGGGCCACAAGGTGCCGCTGGTGTCAGGCGCGGCGCTGCGTTTCGATGGCCAGATCAGCGTGTTCGACCGGCGCCAGCCCGACGCGCCCTGTTATGCCTGCCTGTTCCCGCCGGCCGAACCCGCGCCGGAAGTGGCCTGCGCCACCATGGGCGTGTTCGCGCCGCTGGTCGGCATGGTCGGCACGGTGCAGGCGGCCGAGGCGCTCAAGCTGCTCGCCGGTGTCGGCGAGAGCCTGGCGGGCCGGCTGCTGATGGTCAATGCGCTGTCGATGGAATGGACCACGATGCGGCTGGCACGTACGCCGGATTGCCCGGTCTGCGCCGGGCACTGA
- a CDS encoding S41 family peptidase, translated as MRKTLKNISLVSVGLVAGVLATLQISATAQNSSGPLPLDQLRLMADIFGQIKREYVEPVDDKKLLTEAIKGMVASLDPHSSYLDEKDFKELQEGTRGRFAGLGIEISQEEGLVKVINPIEDTPAFRAGIQPGDLITRIDDKPVRGLPLEQAVKRMRGEPGTKVTLTIYRKSEERTFPVSITRAEIRVQSVKAKMLDNNIGWIRLTSFQERTISDLSRKLAELAQKNPNMKGLVLDLRNNGGGVLQGAVGVAAAFLPEDATVVSTNGQVPDAKRVYKASYNNYRLSSLEDDPLKGLPALYKKIPMVVLTNAYSASASEIVAGALQDHHRAQIMGKTTFGKGSVQTVRPLTNDTGIKLTIAYYYTPSGKSIQAKGIRPDIPVDQNPEGDPDDALITREIDTERHLHNKQESEEPEMTEREQRRVDELRRLEEENAKKSPEEREKDRRKKPVEFGSAEDFMLQQAIAQLNGQPVKRSKSKLETNPPADNGKAAKPSGKSGAKGASAPAAKPAAPAPAKQPPASAPIGEPLGTPTGKAP; from the coding sequence ATGCGCAAGACGCTCAAGAACATCAGCCTAGTTTCTGTCGGCCTCGTCGCCGGCGTGCTCGCCACGCTGCAGATTTCGGCGACCGCCCAGAACTCATCGGGGCCCTTGCCGCTTGACCAGTTGCGGCTGATGGCCGATATCTTCGGGCAGATCAAGCGCGAGTACGTGGAGCCGGTCGATGACAAGAAACTGCTGACCGAAGCCATCAAGGGCATGGTCGCCAGCCTCGACCCGCATTCGTCCTACCTCGACGAGAAAGACTTCAAGGAACTGCAGGAAGGCACGCGCGGGCGCTTTGCCGGCCTGGGCATCGAGATCTCGCAGGAAGAAGGCCTGGTCAAGGTGATCAACCCGATCGAGGACACCCCGGCCTTCCGCGCCGGCATCCAGCCGGGCGACCTGATCACCCGCATCGACGACAAGCCCGTGCGCGGCCTGCCGCTGGAGCAGGCGGTCAAGCGCATGCGCGGCGAGCCCGGCACCAAGGTCACGCTGACCATCTACCGCAAGAGCGAGGAACGCACCTTCCCGGTCTCGATCACGCGCGCCGAAATCCGCGTGCAGTCGGTCAAGGCCAAGATGCTGGACAACAATATCGGCTGGATCCGCCTGACCAGCTTCCAGGAACGCACCATCTCCGACTTGTCCCGCAAGCTGGCCGAGCTGGCGCAGAAGAACCCCAACATGAAGGGCCTGGTGCTGGACCTGCGCAACAACGGCGGCGGCGTGCTGCAGGGCGCGGTCGGCGTGGCCGCGGCGTTCCTGCCGGAAGACGCCACGGTGGTATCCACCAACGGCCAGGTGCCCGATGCCAAGCGCGTGTACAAGGCGTCGTACAACAACTACCGCCTGTCGTCGCTGGAAGACGATCCGCTCAAGGGCCTGCCCGCGCTGTACAAGAAGATCCCGATGGTGGTGCTGACCAACGCCTACTCGGCCTCGGCCTCCGAGATCGTGGCCGGCGCGCTGCAGGATCATCACCGCGCGCAGATCATGGGCAAGACCACCTTCGGCAAGGGCTCGGTGCAGACCGTGCGCCCGCTGACCAACGACACCGGCATCAAGCTGACCATCGCGTACTACTACACGCCGAGCGGCAAGTCGATCCAGGCCAAGGGCATCCGTCCGGACATCCCGGTCGACCAGAACCCCGAAGGCGATCCAGACGACGCGCTGATCACGCGCGAGATCGACACCGAGCGCCACCTGCACAACAAGCAGGAATCGGAGGAGCCGGAAATGACCGAGCGCGAGCAGCGCCGCGTGGACGAGCTGCGCCGCCTGGAAGAAGAGAACGCGAAGAAGTCACCGGAAGAGCGCGAGAAGGACCGCCGCAAGAAGCCGGTGGAATTTGGCTCGGCCGAAGACTTCATGCTGCAGCAGGCCATCGCCCAGCTCAACGGCCAGCCGGTCAAGCGCTCCAAGTCGAAGCTGGAAACCAATCCGCCGGCCGACAACGGCAAGGCGGCAAAGCCCTCGGGCAAGAGCGGCGCCAAGGGCGCCAGCGCACCGGCAGCCAAGCCGGCGGCACCGGCCCCCGCCAAGCAGCCGCCAGCCAGCGCCCCGATCGGCGAGCCGCTGGGCACGCCGACGGGCAAGGCTCCCTGA
- the gpmA gene encoding 2,3-diphosphoglycerate-dependent phosphoglycerate mutase — MYKLVLIRHGESTWNLENRFTGWVDVDLTETGADQARQAGKLLKDAGLGFDVAYTSVLKRAIRTLWHVQDEMDLMWIPVRNEWRLNERHYGALAGLNKAETAAKFGDEQVLVWRRSYDTPPPALEPTDPRASYDDPRYANVPRNEIPLTECLKDTVARVMPLWNESIAPDIQSGKRVVIAAHGNSIRALVKYLDQISDDDIVGLNIPNGTPLVYELDADLRPLRHYYLGDQDAIAASLAAVASQGKAR; from the coding sequence ATGTACAAGCTCGTCCTCATCCGCCACGGCGAATCCACGTGGAACCTTGAAAACCGCTTTACCGGCTGGGTCGACGTCGACCTGACCGAAACCGGCGCCGACCAGGCGCGCCAGGCCGGCAAGCTGCTCAAGGATGCCGGCCTGGGCTTTGACGTGGCCTATACCTCGGTGCTCAAGCGCGCCATCCGCACGCTGTGGCATGTGCAGGATGAAATGGACCTGATGTGGATCCCGGTGCGCAACGAATGGCGCCTGAACGAGCGCCACTACGGCGCGCTGGCCGGCCTGAACAAGGCAGAAACCGCCGCCAAGTTCGGCGACGAGCAGGTGCTGGTGTGGCGCCGCAGCTATGACACGCCGCCGCCCGCACTGGAGCCCACCGATCCGCGTGCCTCGTACGACGATCCGCGCTACGCCAATGTGCCGCGCAACGAGATCCCACTGACCGAGTGCCTGAAGGACACCGTGGCCCGCGTGATGCCGCTGTGGAACGAATCCATCGCCCCCGACATCCAATCCGGCAAGCGCGTGGTCATTGCCGCCCATGGCAACAGCATCCGCGCGCTGGTGAAATACCTGGACCAGATCTCGGATGACGATATCGTCGGACTCAATATCCCCAACGGCACCCCGCTCGTCTATGAGCTGGACGCCGACCTGCGCCCCCTGCGCCACTACTACCTGGGTGACCAGGACGCCATCGCCGCCTCGCTGGCGGCCGTGGCCAGCCAGGGCAAGGCACGCTGA